The following proteins come from a genomic window of Achromobacter deleyi:
- a CDS encoding efflux RND transporter permease subunit, which yields MAKFFIDRPVFAWVIAIVLMMAGALSILKLPVSQYPNIAPPAIGIAVTYPGASAQTVQDTVVQVIEQQMNGLDGLEYISSESNSDGSMSITLTFRQGTNPDTAQVQVQNKLSLAQPLLPQEVQQQGIRVTKATKNFLIVAGFVSTDGTMTKDDLADYVASYVQDPISRTQGVGDFQLFGSQYAMRIWLDPSKLVNYGLTTVDVVNAIKEQNVQVSSGQLGGLPAVRGQQLNATIIGPSRLERPEDFGRILLKVNADGSQVRLANVARIELGGQTYAIDSYYNGKPASGLAIKLAPGANALDTAQAVRDTINNLKPYFPPGMDVVYPYDTTPFVSLSIEEVFKTLVEAIILVFLVMYLFLQNFRATLIPTLAVPVVLLGTFGVLAAFGYSINTLTMFGMVLAIGLLVDDAIVVVENVERVMAEEGLTPKQATRKSMGQITGALIGIAMVLAAVFIPMAFFGGSTGVIYRQFSITIVSSMVLSVIVAIVFTPALCATLLKPIPKGHHGTKRGFFGWFNRAFDRSSHGYANTVARGLGRTKRLMVVYLAIVIAMGWMFTRIPTAFLPGEDQGILFAQIQTPAGATAERTKAVIDEATNYLLTEEKDAVTSVFAVNGFNFGGRGQNASILFIKLRDWEDRGDAKLKAAAVAARANAHFRKTERDAMLFVVPPPSVMELGNVDGFDFQLMDRAGVGHEKLLAARNQLLGEAAQSKILQGVRPNGIEDAPQYQLDIDREKARALGVAVSDINSTLSTAWGSSYVNDFIDRGRVKKVFAQGEASARMLPEDLDKWYVRNKDGDMVPFSAFAKATWSFGPQKLNRYNGVPSYNIQGQAAPGYSSGAAMDEMERIAGKLPVGVGFEWTGMSYEERLSGAQAPALYAISLIVVFLCLAALYESWTIPSAVMLVVPLGIIGALGATLLRGLSNDVYFQVGLLTTIGLAAKNAILIVEFAKEHYEAGASLTESAIHAARQRLRPILMTSLAFILGVVPLAISSGAGSGSQNAIGTGVIGGMLTATFLAIFFVPAFFVIMLRLFKVERMSARRDPHDPSANDAQDVSVEGKPQ from the coding sequence ATGGCAAAGTTTTTTATCGATAGACCGGTTTTCGCATGGGTGATCGCGATCGTGCTGATGATGGCCGGCGCGTTGTCCATCCTGAAGCTGCCGGTTTCGCAATATCCGAATATCGCGCCGCCGGCCATCGGCATCGCGGTGACCTACCCGGGCGCCTCGGCGCAGACGGTGCAGGACACCGTGGTGCAGGTGATCGAGCAGCAGATGAACGGCCTTGACGGCCTGGAGTACATTTCCTCGGAAAGCAACTCCGACGGCAGCATGTCCATCACGCTGACGTTCCGCCAGGGCACCAACCCCGACACCGCCCAGGTGCAGGTGCAGAACAAGCTGTCGCTGGCGCAGCCGCTGCTGCCGCAGGAAGTGCAGCAGCAGGGCATCCGCGTCACCAAGGCCACCAAGAACTTCCTGATCGTGGCGGGCTTCGTGTCCACCGACGGCACGATGACCAAGGACGACCTGGCCGACTACGTCGCCTCGTATGTCCAGGATCCCATCAGCCGCACGCAGGGCGTGGGTGACTTCCAGCTGTTCGGTTCGCAGTACGCCATGCGCATCTGGCTGGATCCGTCCAAGCTGGTGAACTACGGCCTGACCACGGTCGACGTGGTCAACGCGATCAAGGAACAGAACGTCCAGGTTTCGTCCGGCCAGCTGGGCGGCCTGCCCGCGGTGCGTGGCCAGCAGCTCAACGCCACCATCATCGGCCCGTCGCGCCTGGAGCGTCCGGAAGACTTCGGCCGCATCCTGCTCAAGGTCAATGCCGACGGTTCCCAGGTGCGCCTGGCCAACGTCGCCCGCATCGAGCTGGGCGGCCAGACCTACGCCATCGACAGCTACTACAACGGCAAGCCCGCCTCGGGCCTGGCGATCAAGCTGGCCCCGGGCGCCAACGCGCTCGATACGGCGCAGGCGGTGCGCGACACCATCAACAACCTCAAGCCGTATTTCCCGCCGGGCATGGACGTGGTGTATCCGTACGACACCACGCCGTTCGTCAGCCTGTCGATCGAGGAAGTGTTCAAGACGCTGGTGGAAGCCATCATCCTGGTGTTCCTGGTGATGTACCTGTTCCTGCAGAACTTCCGCGCCACGCTGATCCCGACGCTGGCGGTGCCGGTGGTGCTGCTGGGCACCTTCGGCGTGCTGGCCGCGTTCGGCTACTCCATCAACACGTTGACGATGTTCGGCATGGTGCTGGCCATCGGCCTGCTGGTGGACGACGCCATCGTGGTGGTGGAAAACGTCGAGCGGGTGATGGCCGAAGAGGGCCTGACGCCCAAGCAGGCCACGCGCAAGTCCATGGGCCAGATCACCGGCGCGCTGATCGGCATCGCCATGGTGCTGGCCGCGGTGTTCATCCCGATGGCGTTCTTCGGCGGCTCGACCGGCGTGATCTATCGCCAGTTCTCCATCACCATCGTGTCCTCGATGGTGCTGTCGGTGATTGTCGCCATCGTCTTCACGCCGGCGCTGTGCGCCACGCTGCTCAAGCCGATCCCCAAGGGCCACCACGGCACCAAGCGCGGCTTCTTCGGCTGGTTCAACCGCGCCTTCGACCGCAGCAGCCACGGCTACGCCAATACCGTGGCGCGCGGCCTGGGCCGCACCAAGCGCCTGATGGTGGTCTACCTGGCCATCGTCATCGCCATGGGCTGGATGTTCACCCGCATCCCGACCGCGTTCCTGCCGGGCGAAGACCAGGGCATCCTGTTCGCCCAGATCCAGACGCCCGCCGGCGCCACCGCCGAGCGCACCAAGGCCGTCATCGACGAGGCCACCAACTACCTGCTGACCGAAGAGAAGGACGCGGTCACGTCGGTGTTCGCGGTCAACGGCTTCAACTTCGGCGGCCGCGGCCAGAACGCCTCGATCCTGTTCATCAAGCTGCGCGACTGGGAAGACCGCGGCGACGCCAAGCTCAAGGCCGCCGCCGTGGCGGCGCGCGCCAACGCCCACTTCAGGAAGACCGAGCGCGACGCCATGCTGTTCGTGGTGCCGCCGCCCTCGGTGATGGAACTGGGCAACGTCGATGGTTTCGACTTCCAGCTGATGGACCGCGCCGGCGTGGGCCATGAAAAACTGCTGGCCGCGCGCAACCAGCTGCTGGGCGAGGCGGCGCAAAGCAAGATCCTGCAGGGCGTGCGCCCCAACGGCATCGAGGACGCGCCGCAGTACCAGCTCGACATCGACCGCGAAAAGGCGCGGGCGCTGGGCGTGGCCGTGTCGGACATCAACAGTACGCTGTCCACCGCCTGGGGTTCGTCGTACGTCAACGACTTCATCGACCGCGGCCGCGTCAAGAAGGTGTTCGCGCAGGGCGAGGCCTCGGCCCGCATGCTGCCCGAAGACCTGGACAAATGGTACGTGCGCAACAAGGATGGCGACATGGTGCCGTTCTCGGCGTTCGCCAAGGCCACCTGGAGCTTCGGCCCGCAGAAGCTGAACCGCTACAACGGCGTGCCGTCGTACAACATCCAGGGCCAGGCGGCGCCGGGCTACAGCTCGGGCGCGGCCATGGACGAAATGGAACGCATCGCCGGCAAGCTGCCGGTGGGCGTGGGCTTCGAATGGACCGGCATGTCGTACGAAGAACGCCTGTCGGGCGCCCAGGCGCCGGCGCTGTACGCGATCTCGCTGATCGTGGTGTTCCTGTGCCTGGCGGCGCTGTATGAAAGCTGGACGATTCCGTCCGCGGTCATGCTGGTGGTGCCCCTGGGCATCATCGGGGCGCTGGGGGCGACGCTGCTGCGCGGCCTGTCCAACGACGTGTACTTCCAGGTGGGCCTGCTCACAACCATCGGCCTGGCGGCCAAGAACGCCATCCTGATCGTGGAGTTCGCCAAGGAGCACTACGAGGCCGGGGCGAGCCTGACGGAATCGGCGATCCACGCCGCCCGCCAGCGCCTGCGTCCGATCCTGATGACGTCGCTGGCGTTCATCCTGGGCGTGGTGCCGCTCGCGATCTCCTCGGGCGCCGGTTCGGGCAGCCAGAACGCCATCGGCACCGGCGTGATCGGCGGTATGCTGACGGCGACCTTCCTGGCCATCTTCTTCGTCCCCGCGTTCTTCGTGATCATGCTGCGCCTGTTCAAGGTGGAACGCATGAGCGCGCGACGCGATCCGCACGACCCCAGCGCTAACGACGCGCAGGACGTGTCCGTCGAAGGAAAACCGCAATGA
- a CDS encoding SCO family protein, which produces MRHLITGRAWRGLLLALCMLLAACGDRNVDWTLYNVKGHLPDLKFSLPGAGGKTVSSDDLKGKTVLLFFGYASCPDICPTTLAQLTAVLQNLGDKARDVRILFVSVDPHRDTPDILQAYVNAFNNNAIGVTGNEKQVADLARRYRVAYQIEKPRPGDDPDQYEVTHSRGVYIFDNQGRARLLASDTDSIEAMTKDLRQLIDLTS; this is translated from the coding sequence ATGCGACACCTGATTACCGGCCGCGCCTGGCGCGGCTTGCTGTTGGCCCTGTGCATGCTGCTTGCCGCCTGCGGCGACCGCAATGTCGATTGGACGCTCTACAACGTCAAGGGCCACCTGCCCGACCTGAAGTTCTCGCTGCCGGGCGCCGGCGGCAAGACCGTCAGCAGCGATGACCTCAAGGGCAAGACGGTGCTGCTGTTCTTCGGCTACGCCAGTTGTCCCGACATCTGCCCGACCACCCTGGCGCAATTGACGGCGGTGCTGCAGAACCTGGGCGACAAGGCGCGCGACGTGCGCATCCTGTTCGTCAGCGTCGATCCGCACCGCGACACGCCGGATATCCTGCAGGCCTACGTCAATGCCTTCAACAACAACGCCATCGGCGTCACCGGCAACGAGAAGCAGGTGGCCGACCTGGCGCGCCGCTACCGCGTCGCCTACCAGATCGAAAAGCCCCGTCCCGGCGACGACCCCGACCAGTACGAAGTGACCCACAGCCGCGGCGTGTACATTTTCGACAACCAGGGCCGCGCCCGCCTGCTGGCCTCGGACACCGACAGCATCGAGGCGATGACCAAGGACCTGCGCCAGCTGATCGACCTGACGTCGTGA
- the folD gene encoding bifunctional methylenetetrahydrofolate dehydrogenase/methenyltetrahydrofolate cyclohydrolase FolD has product MSARIIDGAALSQRIREEVAQRVAALAAKGTRPGLAVVLVGEDPASQVYVRNKVAACEKAGLHSVKEQYPADMTEAELLARIDKLNRDPSIHGILVQLPLPKHMDAHKVIEAIAAEKDVDGFHVSNAGLLMTGQPLFRPCTPYGVMKMLESEGVALRGAEAVIVGASNIVGKPMAMLLLAAGATITICNSKTRDLAAQTRRADVLVVATGKPGMIDGSMIKPGAVVIDVGINRGADGKLCGDVDFASASQVAGAITPVPGGVGPMTIAMLLVNTVEAAERAAA; this is encoded by the coding sequence ATGTCCGCCAGGATTATTGACGGCGCCGCCCTGTCGCAGCGCATTCGCGAAGAAGTCGCCCAACGCGTCGCCGCCCTGGCCGCCAAGGGCACCCGCCCCGGCCTGGCCGTGGTGCTGGTGGGTGAAGACCCCGCCTCCCAGGTGTACGTGCGCAACAAGGTCGCCGCGTGCGAGAAGGCCGGCCTGCATTCCGTCAAGGAGCAGTACCCCGCCGACATGACCGAGGCCGAACTGCTGGCCCGCATCGACAAGCTGAACCGCGATCCGTCCATCCACGGCATCCTGGTGCAGCTGCCGCTGCCCAAGCACATGGACGCGCACAAGGTCATCGAAGCCATCGCCGCCGAGAAGGACGTGGACGGCTTCCACGTCAGCAACGCCGGCCTGCTGATGACCGGCCAGCCGCTGTTCCGCCCCTGCACGCCCTACGGCGTCATGAAGATGCTGGAATCGGAAGGCGTGGCCCTGCGCGGCGCCGAGGCCGTGATCGTCGGCGCCAGCAACATCGTCGGCAAGCCCATGGCCATGCTGCTGCTGGCCGCCGGCGCCACCATCACCATCTGCAACTCCAAGACGCGCGATCTGGCCGCCCAGACCCGCCGCGCCGACGTGCTGGTGGTGGCCACCGGCAAGCCCGGCATGATCGACGGCTCGATGATCAAGCCCGGCGCCGTCGTCATCGACGTGGGCATCAACCGCGGCGCCGACGGCAAGCTGTGCGGCGACGTCGACTTCGCCTCCGCCAGCCAGGTGGCCGGCGCCATCACCCCCGTGCCGGGCGGTGTCGGCCCCATGACCATCGCCATGCTGCTGGTCAACACCGTCGAAGCGGCGGAACGGGCCGCGGCCTGA
- a CDS encoding class I SAM-dependent methyltransferase, producing the protein MNATANPALGYPYFPYYPVVLDILRSRLADSVLDAPCDRGWLGDMARPATGRLVEVDGIGPAMLPAPANGYRRLTVHDLETPLPATAAYDAVVCSEAIHRATNPGLLVRGFRDVLRPGGTLVLTAPNAWHVRGRLQALVRGFHADPWTGAGRADAGARAAVLPWGFAQLHLLLARHGFGDITLHNVAEAGRRGWLDRLLGWPARRYCQTRLKHAQDEDSRHFWRQAGSDPSVHGRWLVVSARRPA; encoded by the coding sequence ATGAATGCCACGGCCAATCCCGCGTTGGGCTATCCCTATTTCCCGTACTACCCCGTGGTGCTCGACATCCTGCGCAGCCGCCTGGCCGACAGCGTGCTGGACGCGCCGTGCGACCGCGGCTGGCTGGGCGACATGGCGCGCCCGGCGACCGGGCGTCTGGTCGAGGTGGACGGCATCGGTCCGGCGATGCTGCCGGCGCCGGCCAATGGCTACCGGCGCCTGACCGTGCATGACCTGGAAACGCCGTTACCCGCCACCGCGGCCTACGACGCGGTGGTCTGTAGCGAGGCCATCCACCGGGCGACCAATCCGGGCCTGCTGGTGCGCGGCTTTCGCGACGTCCTGCGACCGGGCGGCACGCTGGTGCTGACCGCGCCCAACGCCTGGCACGTGCGCGGCCGGCTGCAGGCGCTGGTGCGGGGCTTTCATGCGGATCCGTGGACCGGCGCGGGCCGCGCCGACGCCGGCGCGCGCGCCGCGGTACTGCCGTGGGGCTTTGCGCAGCTGCATCTGCTGCTGGCGCGGCATGGCTTTGGCGACATCACCCTGCACAACGTCGCCGAGGCTGGGCGCCGCGGCTGGCTGGATCGCCTGCTGGGCTGGCCGGCGCGGCGTTATTGCCAGACCCGGCTGAAGCACGCGCAGGACGAGGACAGCCGCCACTTCTGGCGCCAGGCCGGATCGGATCCGTCGGTGCATGGGCGCTGGCTGGTGGTGTCGGCGCGGCGGCCGGCCTAG
- the adeC gene encoding AdeC/AdeK/OprM family multidrug efflux complex outer membrane factor: protein MKLQMRTLVSLSLAAALAGCSLAPTYERPDAPVSSAYPAGPAYKADAAGPVATADIGWRDFFADPLLQQLIEQSLANNRDLRVAALNVEAARAQYRIQRADLLPSVGIAGKETAQRTPADLSPSGQASTSHNYQVGAALSSWELDLFGRIRSLSDKALESYLALDETRTATQLTLIAEVANAYLTLRADQELLSLTRDTLKSQDDSYKLTKQSFDQGLSTALDLSQAEVSLRTAQRNLSQYTRQAAQDRNALVLLVGQPLSPEISAALDNAIKLDDGMLPTALPAGLPSELLARRPDIRAAEHQLKGANANIGAARAAFFPTISLTGSAGTASASLGGLFDGGSGAWSFVPQITVPIFAGGSLLAGLDLAKVQKNIQVAQYEKSIQTGFREVADALAGRGTLDEQIQAQQLLVAANQRAYDLSEQRFRQGIDDYLTVLDSQRSLYTAQQSLVDTRLSRLSNLVTLYKVLGGGWTERTVTAAQPATGETPAAAGQPG from the coding sequence ATGAAGCTGCAGATGAGAACCCTGGTTTCCCTTTCCCTGGCGGCGGCCCTGGCGGGCTGCTCGCTGGCCCCGACCTACGAACGGCCCGACGCGCCGGTCTCGTCGGCCTATCCGGCCGGCCCGGCCTACAAGGCCGACGCCGCCGGCCCCGTGGCCACGGCCGACATCGGCTGGCGTGACTTCTTCGCCGATCCGCTGCTGCAACAGCTGATCGAGCAGTCGCTGGCCAACAACCGCGACCTGCGCGTGGCGGCCCTGAACGTCGAGGCGGCGCGGGCGCAGTACCGCATCCAGCGCGCCGACCTGCTGCCCAGCGTCGGCATCGCCGGCAAGGAAACGGCCCAGCGCACGCCGGCCGACCTGTCGCCCAGCGGCCAGGCCAGCACCAGCCACAACTACCAGGTCGGCGCCGCGCTGTCCTCGTGGGAACTGGACCTGTTCGGCCGCATCCGCAGCCTGAGCGACAAGGCGCTGGAATCGTACCTGGCGCTGGACGAGACCCGCACCGCGACCCAGCTGACGCTGATCGCCGAGGTGGCCAACGCCTACCTGACGCTGCGCGCCGACCAGGAGCTGCTGAGCCTGACGCGCGACACGCTCAAGAGCCAGGACGACTCGTACAAGCTCACCAAGCAGAGCTTCGACCAGGGCCTGTCCACCGCGCTCGACCTGAGCCAGGCCGAAGTGTCGTTGCGCACCGCCCAGCGCAACCTGTCGCAGTACACGCGCCAGGCCGCGCAGGACCGCAACGCGCTGGTGCTGCTGGTGGGCCAGCCGCTGTCGCCGGAAATCTCGGCCGCGCTGGACAACGCCATCAAGCTGGACGACGGCATGCTGCCGACCGCGCTGCCGGCCGGCCTGCCGTCCGAACTGCTGGCGCGCCGCCCGGACATCCGCGCGGCCGAGCACCAGCTCAAGGGCGCCAACGCCAACATCGGCGCGGCGCGCGCGGCGTTCTTCCCGACCATCAGCCTGACGGGCTCCGCCGGCACCGCCAGCGCCAGCCTGGGCGGCTTGTTCGACGGGGGCTCGGGCGCCTGGAGCTTCGTGCCGCAGATCACGGTGCCGATCTTCGCCGGCGGCTCGCTGCTGGCAGGGTTGGACCTGGCCAAGGTGCAGAAGAACATCCAGGTCGCGCAGTACGAGAAGTCGATCCAGACCGGTTTCCGCGAAGTCGCCGACGCGCTCGCCGGGCGCGGCACGCTGGACGAGCAGATCCAGGCCCAGCAACTGCTGGTGGCCGCCAATCAGCGCGCCTACGATCTGTCCGAGCAGCGCTTCCGCCAGGGCATCGACGACTACCTGACGGTGCTGGATTCGCAGCGCTCGCTCTACACCGCGCAGCAGTCGCTGGTCGATACGCGCCTGTCGCGCCTGTCGAACCTGGTCACCTTGTACAAGGTGCTGGGCGGCGGCTGGACCGAGCGCACCGTCACGGCCGCGCAGCCGGCCACGGGCGAGACGCCCGCGGCCGCCGGCCAGCCGGGCTGA
- a CDS encoding response regulator transcription factor — protein sequence MNTPHLSSTVFIVDDDEAVRDSLRWLLEANGYRVRAYASGESFLEDYDASQIGVLIADVRMPGMSGLELQEQLIARNAPLPIVFITGHGDVPMAVSTMKKGAVDFLEKPFNESDLREIVARMLEQATQRVSKHQAQKDHEAMLARLTAREQQVLERIVAGRLNKQIADDLGISIKTVEAHRANIMEKLEVTTVADLMKVALAKPEAHA from the coding sequence ATGAACACGCCCCACCTGTCGAGCACGGTATTCATTGTTGACGACGACGAAGCGGTCCGCGATTCGCTGCGCTGGCTGCTTGAAGCCAACGGCTACCGCGTCCGCGCCTACGCCAGCGGCGAGTCGTTCCTGGAAGACTACGACGCCAGCCAGATCGGCGTGCTGATCGCCGACGTGCGCATGCCCGGCATGAGCGGCCTGGAACTGCAGGAGCAGTTGATCGCCCGCAACGCCCCGCTGCCCATCGTCTTCATCACCGGCCACGGCGACGTGCCGATGGCCGTGTCGACCATGAAGAAGGGCGCCGTCGACTTCCTCGAGAAGCCGTTCAACGAATCCGATCTGCGCGAAATCGTGGCGCGCATGCTGGAGCAGGCCACGCAGCGCGTGAGCAAGCACCAGGCCCAGAAAGACCACGAAGCCATGCTGGCGCGCCTGACCGCGCGCGAGCAGCAGGTGCTGGAGCGCATCGTCGCCGGCCGCTTGAACAAGCAGATCGCCGACGACCTGGGCATCAGCATCAAGACCGTCGAGGCGCACCGCGCCAACATCATGGAAAAACTTGAAGTGACCACCGTTGCCGACCTGATGAAAGTGGCCCTGGCCAAACCGGAGGCGCATGCATGA
- a CDS encoding M3 family metallopeptidase yields the protein MTQNPLLAPVSDLVDYQAVKPAHVVPAIEELLGIARQAVDRAADPALAPTWEAVVEPLDTASERLWRAWSVAGHLNAVVNTPELREAYNAALPLVTEFSTWVGLHEGLYQQYQRLAAALDFASWTPVRRRIVEMALRDFRLSGVELRGADRERYAAISDREAQASQKFSENVLDAIDAWSLRIEDEARLAGIPADVLAAARAAAEEDGQPGWKLTLKMPCYLPVMQYAQDRSLREALYRGYGTVASEQGDAQFDNSPLIEELLSLRAEESSLLGLGTFAALRLQTRMARDAKEVTTFLRDLAARAKPYAQRDLAELKAYAAAELGLAELQPWDVAYASERLRESRYAYSEDEVKQYFTEPRVLSGLFEVIETLFDVRLAETPVSSWHADVRGVRVESPKGDLIGYLYLDLYARAGKQSGAWVDSERTRRVVAGRVQTPIAYLTCNFSRPNGDRAAVLTHDDVITLFHETGHALHALLSEVDEPGAAAFASVEWDAIELPSQFMENFCWEWAVVQKLSAHVDSGEPLPRALYDRLVAARNYQSGMQTVRQIEFALFDMLMHDRAKGASITEVLALLQEVRAEVAVLFPPAWHRLPHAFSHLFAGGYGAGYYSYKWAEVLSADAYEAFEEAAAKQAGNALGTLDPATGARFRREVLAVGGSRPAAESFAAFRGRAPRIDALLRHSGMSAA from the coding sequence ATGACCCAGAATCCCCTGCTCGCCCCCGTCTCCGACCTGGTCGACTACCAGGCGGTCAAGCCCGCCCACGTGGTGCCCGCCATCGAGGAACTGCTGGGCATCGCCCGCCAGGCCGTGGACCGCGCCGCCGATCCGGCGCTGGCGCCCACCTGGGAAGCCGTGGTCGAGCCGCTGGATACCGCGTCCGAGCGGCTGTGGCGCGCATGGTCGGTGGCCGGCCACCTGAACGCCGTGGTCAACACCCCCGAACTGCGCGAGGCCTACAACGCCGCGCTGCCGCTGGTGACCGAGTTCTCGACCTGGGTCGGCCTGCACGAAGGCCTGTACCAGCAGTACCAGCGCCTGGCCGCCGCGCTCGATTTCGCGTCGTGGACGCCGGTGCGTCGCCGCATCGTCGAGATGGCCCTGCGCGATTTCCGCCTGAGCGGCGTCGAGCTGCGCGGCGCCGACCGCGAACGCTACGCCGCCATTTCCGACCGCGAGGCGCAGGCCTCGCAGAAGTTCTCCGAGAACGTGCTGGACGCCATCGACGCCTGGTCGCTGCGGATCGAGGACGAGGCCCGCCTGGCCGGCATCCCGGCCGACGTGCTGGCCGCCGCCCGCGCCGCCGCCGAGGAAGACGGCCAGCCGGGCTGGAAGCTGACGCTGAAGATGCCGTGCTACCTGCCCGTCATGCAGTACGCGCAGGACCGCTCGCTGCGCGAGGCGCTGTACCGCGGCTACGGCACGGTGGCGTCCGAACAGGGCGATGCCCAATTCGACAACTCGCCGCTGATCGAGGAGCTGCTGTCCCTGCGCGCCGAGGAATCGAGCCTGCTGGGCCTGGGCACCTTCGCCGCGCTGCGCCTGCAGACGCGCATGGCGCGCGACGCCAAGGAAGTCACCACCTTCCTGCGCGACCTGGCCGCGCGCGCCAAGCCCTACGCCCAGCGCGACCTGGCCGAGCTGAAGGCCTACGCCGCCGCCGAGCTCGGCCTGGCCGAGCTGCAACCGTGGGACGTGGCCTATGCCTCCGAGCGCCTGCGCGAATCGCGCTACGCCTATTCCGAAGACGAGGTGAAGCAGTACTTCACCGAGCCGCGCGTGCTGTCCGGCCTGTTCGAGGTCATCGAGACCCTGTTCGACGTGCGCCTGGCGGAAACGCCGGTGTCGTCGTGGCATGCCGACGTGCGCGGCGTGCGCGTCGAGAGTCCCAAGGGCGACCTGATCGGCTACCTCTACCTGGACCTGTACGCCCGCGCCGGCAAGCAGAGCGGCGCCTGGGTCGACAGCGAGCGCACCCGGCGCGTCGTCGCCGGCCGCGTGCAGACGCCGATCGCCTACCTGACCTGCAATTTCTCGCGCCCCAACGGCGACCGCGCCGCCGTGCTGACGCACGATGACGTCATCACGCTGTTCCACGAAACCGGCCACGCCCTGCACGCGCTGCTGTCGGAAGTGGACGAGCCCGGCGCCGCCGCCTTCGCCAGCGTCGAATGGGACGCCATCGAGCTGCCCTCGCAGTTCATGGAAAACTTCTGCTGGGAATGGGCCGTGGTGCAGAAGCTGTCGGCCCACGTCGACAGCGGCGAACCGCTGCCGCGCGCGCTCTACGACCGCCTGGTCGCGGCCCGCAACTACCAGAGCGGCATGCAGACCGTGCGCCAGATCGAGTTCGCGCTGTTCGACATGCTGATGCACGACCGCGCCAAGGGCGCCAGCATCACTGAAGTGCTGGCCCTGCTGCAGGAAGTGCGCGCCGAGGTCGCGGTGCTGTTCCCGCCCGCCTGGCACCGTCTGCCGCACGCCTTCTCGCACCTGTTCGCGGGTGGCTACGGCGCCGGCTACTACAGCTACAAGTGGGCCGAGGTGCTGTCGGCCGACGCCTACGAGGCGTTCGAGGAAGCCGCCGCCAAGCAAGCTGGCAACGCCCTGGGCACGCTCGATCCGGCCACCGGCGCGCGTTTCCGCCGCGAAGTGCTGGCCGTCGGCGGCTCGCGCCCCGCGGCCGAATCGTTCGCGGCCTTCCGCGGCCGCGCGCCGCGCATCGACGCCCTGCTGCGCCACAGCGGCATGAGCGCCGCCTGA
- a CDS encoding GlsB/YeaQ/YmgE family stress response membrane protein — MSIIIMIIVGFIVGLIARAIMPGDQNMGIIMTTILGIVGAVVAGFLGQHLGWYAPGEPAGWIGSVVGAIIVLFVVGLIAKKRA, encoded by the coding sequence ATGAGCATCATCATCATGATCATCGTCGGCTTCATCGTCGGGCTGATAGCCCGCGCGATCATGCCCGGAGACCAGAACATGGGGATCATCATGACCACCATACTGGGCATCGTGGGCGCGGTCGTGGCCGGCTTCCTCGGCCAGCACCTGGGCTGGTATGCCCCGGGCGAACCGGCCGGCTGGATCGGCTCGGTGGTCGGCGCGATCATCGTGCTGTTCGTGGTCGGCCTCATCGCCAAGAAGCGCGCCTGA